The region TGCCTCATTAGCAAATGTTAACCATAAGATGCTTGTTTCATTGCTGTGACGTTGATAGAGTTAGCTGATTTTTTCAATTTTCAGACTCCACTAAGACAGGCTGGTTACATGTTCAAAAAGCTGCGTGGCATTTTTTCTAATGATCTATCGATTGATTTAGGTACGGCTAACACTCTCATTTATGTTCGCGGAGAAGGGATCGTGTTGGACGAACCTTCAGTCGTTGCAATACGCGGTGAACGCGGCAGTGGTGGACAAAAGACTGTGGCGGCTGTCGGTACTGAAGCTAAACAGATGCTAGGTCGTACTCCTGGTAACATTCAAGCTATTCGTCCGATGAAAGACGGTGTTATTGCCGACTTTTATGTGACAGAGAAAATGTTGCAGCATTTTATTAAGCAAGTGCATAACAACAGTGTATTTCGCCCTAGCCCTCGAGTGTTGGTGTGTGTGCCTGTAGGGGCAACGCAAGTTGAGCGACGTGCTATCAGAGAATCCGCTATGGGTGCCGGTGCACGTGAAGTTTATCTCATTGAAGAGCCGATGGCGGCGGCAATTGGTGCTGGTTTACCGGTATCTGAAGCCACAGGTTCTATGGTTGTCGATATCGGTGGTGGTACCACTGAAGTGGCGATTATTTCGTTAAATGGTGTGGTTTATTCCTCTTCGGTACGCATCGGCGGTGATAAATTTGATGATGCTATTATTAATTACGTTCGTCGTAATTATGGTAGTTTAATTGGTGAAGCGACAGCTGAACGCATTAAGCACACTATTGGGACGGCATACCCAGGTGATGAAGTACTTGAAATTGAAGTACGTGGCCGTAATTTAGCTGAAGGTGTCCCGCGAAGCTTTACTTTAAATAGTAATGAGATCCTAGAAGCACTCCAAGAGCCGCTTTCTGGCATCGTCAGTGCTGTTATGGTAGCACTTGAGCAATCTCCACCAGAATTGGCATCGGATATTTCTGAGCGTGGTATGGTACTGACTGGCGGCGGTGCTTTAATTCGTGATCTTGATCGTTTGCTTATGCAAGAGACAGGGATTCCTGTGATGGTTGCCGACGATCCATTGACGTGTGTAGCTCGCGGTGGCGGCAAAGCGTTAGAGATGATCGATATGCATGGTGGCGATCTTTTCTCGGAAGAAAACTAATCTACGCTGAAAAGGCGGTATTTTACCGCCTTTTTCATGATCATGTCGTAAGCTTGTTCCAACTAGCTCTTTTCATTACTTATAGTTTTTTATGAAACCCATTTTTGCTCGTGGTATTTCTAACCAATTCAGACTGACACTGGCCATTATTTTGTCGGTGTTCCTTCTTGTGGCGAACAGTCGGCTTGATCCTGTACGTAAATCTATCTCATCGGTGTTAAGCCCTTTGCAATATGTGGCTAATGTTCCCGGTGCGCTGCTAGATTGGTCAGCGGAAAGCTTAGCGACTCGCAATATGTTAGCTCAACAAAACCGAGAGCTACTTAGACAGCAACTATTGATGAGCGAGCGATTACAAAGATTCGAGCACCTAAGACAAGAAAATGACCGCCTGCGATCTTTACTGGGTTCTCCAGTGCACCTAGATGCGAAGAAGATCGTTGCTGAAGTGATGGAAGTGGCTAGCGATCCCTATCATCAATATGTGGTGT is a window of Shewanella sp. VB17 DNA encoding:
- a CDS encoding rod shape-determining protein, encoding MFKKLRGIFSNDLSIDLGTANTLIYVRGEGIVLDEPSVVAIRGERGSGGQKTVAAVGTEAKQMLGRTPGNIQAIRPMKDGVIADFYVTEKMLQHFIKQVHNNSVFRPSPRVLVCVPVGATQVERRAIRESAMGAGAREVYLIEEPMAAAIGAGLPVSEATGSMVVDIGGGTTEVAIISLNGVVYSSSVRIGGDKFDDAIINYVRRNYGSLIGEATAERIKHTIGTAYPGDEVLEIEVRGRNLAEGVPRSFTLNSNEILEALQEPLSGIVSAVMVALEQSPPELASDISERGMVLTGGGALIRDLDRLLMQETGIPVMVADDPLTCVARGGGKALEMIDMHGGDLFSEEN